A region from the Vibrio sp. SS-MA-C1-2 genome encodes:
- the asnS gene encoding asparagine--tRNA ligase, with amino-acid sequence MTYAPVKDVLQGQCAVDTEVTVQGWIRTRRDSKAGISFLAIYDGSCFDPIQAVVPNELNNYQDEVLKLTTGCSVEVTGKIVESPAKGQDFELAATNVKVVGWVEDADTYPMAKTRHSIEYLREVAHLRPRTNVIGAVARVRNCLSQAIHRFYHEQGFFWTSAPLITASDAEGAGEMFRVSTLDMENLPRTDEGNVDFNEDFFGKETFLTVSGQLNAEAYACALSKVYTFGPTFRAENSNTSRHLAEFWMVEPEVAFADLDDVAKLAEDMLKYVFAAVLEERRDDLEFFASRIDKQAITRLEQFVDADFAQVDYTDAIQILLDSGKKFEFDVEWGIDMSSEHERYLAEEHFKAPVIVKNYPKDIKAFYMRLNDDGKTVAAMDVLAPGIGEIIGGAQREERLDILDERMIAMGIDPEHMSWYRDLRRYGTVPHAGFGLGFERLVSYVTGMGNVRDVIPFPRTPRSASF; translated from the coding sequence ATGACTTACGCGCCTGTAAAAGACGTACTGCAAGGCCAATGCGCTGTTGATACAGAAGTAACAGTTCAAGGCTGGATCCGTACTCGTCGAGATTCTAAAGCTGGTATCTCATTCCTTGCTATTTATGATGGCTCTTGTTTCGACCCGATTCAGGCCGTGGTTCCTAATGAACTCAATAATTACCAAGATGAAGTATTAAAACTCACCACGGGTTGCTCTGTTGAAGTAACCGGTAAGATTGTTGAGTCTCCTGCGAAAGGTCAAGACTTCGAACTCGCAGCAACTAACGTTAAAGTTGTTGGTTGGGTTGAGGACGCTGATACTTATCCAATGGCTAAGACACGTCACTCTATCGAATACCTTCGTGAAGTTGCTCACCTACGTCCACGTACAAATGTGATTGGCGCAGTAGCACGTGTACGTAACTGTCTATCTCAAGCGATTCACCGTTTCTACCACGAACAAGGCTTCTTCTGGACTTCTGCTCCGCTTATCACGGCATCTGATGCTGAAGGCGCTGGTGAAATGTTCCGTGTATCTACGTTAGACATGGAAAATCTACCTCGCACTGACGAAGGTAACGTTGATTTCAATGAAGATTTCTTCGGTAAAGAAACGTTTCTAACCGTATCTGGTCAACTTAATGCTGAAGCTTACGCTTGTGCCCTAAGCAAGGTTTACACATTTGGCCCAACCTTTCGTGCCGAAAACTCAAACACCAGCCGCCACTTAGCGGAGTTCTGGATGGTTGAACCTGAAGTTGCGTTTGCAGACCTCGACGATGTCGCGAAACTTGCTGAAGACATGCTTAAATACGTTTTCGCCGCGGTTCTTGAAGAGCGTCGCGATGACCTTGAGTTCTTCGCTTCTCGCATCGACAAACAAGCAATTACACGTCTAGAGCAATTCGTTGACGCTGATTTCGCACAAGTTGATTACACTGACGCAATCCAAATTCTACTAGACTCTGGTAAGAAGTTTGAGTTTGACGTTGAGTGGGGTATCGATATGTCATCTGAACATGAACGCTACCTAGCTGAAGAGCACTTTAAAGCGCCGGTTATCGTTAAGAACTATCCGAAAGACATCAAAGCTTTCTATATGCGCTTAAACGACGACGGCAAAACAGTGGCAGCGATGGACGTACTTGCACCAGGTATCGGTGAAATCATCGGCGGTGCACAACGTGAAGAGCGCCTAGACATTCTAGATGAGCGTATGATTGCGATGGGCATCGATCCTGAACACATGAGCTGGTACCGTGATTTACGTCGTTACGGCACAGTTCCTCATGCTGGTTTTGGTCTTGGTTTTGAACGTCTTGTCTCTTATGTGACAGGTATGGGTAACGTACGTGACGTGATTCCATTCCCACGTACTCCTCGTAGCGCATCATTCTAA
- a CDS encoding MaoC family dehydratase: protein MKVVKYIRRKGSELAQKKTPFEFNELKDWLSPTLRDYWVDFLTKAHHSQLAHWVQENHKLVTNHEKQTHPEQEESEKVTEKPKTVTVDPKAEAVYLELVELIGEEIHVGDWMVVTQDKINSFADVTEDQQWIHNDPERAALESPFKTTIAHGFLTLSLLPVLTESVDPKNPQYPTAKMTVNYGLNQVRFPYPIKVDNRIRARSKLTGVTPIRRGLELTKEIFIEIEGVRRPGCVTESVVRLYF, encoded by the coding sequence ATGAAAGTAGTCAAATATATTAGAAGAAAAGGCTCAGAGCTTGCGCAAAAGAAGACGCCATTTGAATTTAATGAATTAAAAGATTGGTTATCGCCAACTTTACGTGACTACTGGGTCGATTTTTTAACCAAAGCTCACCATAGCCAGTTAGCGCATTGGGTACAAGAAAATCATAAACTGGTGACTAATCATGAGAAGCAAACGCATCCTGAGCAAGAAGAGTCTGAAAAAGTCACTGAAAAGCCCAAAACAGTCACCGTTGATCCAAAAGCTGAAGCGGTCTATTTAGAGCTAGTTGAATTAATTGGTGAAGAAATCCATGTGGGTGATTGGATGGTAGTCACACAAGATAAAATCAATTCTTTTGCTGATGTCACCGAAGATCAACAATGGATTCATAATGATCCAGAAAGAGCAGCATTAGAGTCACCGTTTAAAACAACGATTGCTCATGGTTTCTTAACACTTTCACTGCTTCCTGTGTTAACTGAATCCGTTGATCCTAAAAACCCACAGTATCCGACGGCTAAAATGACGGTTAACTATGGGTTAAATCAGGTTCGCTTCCCATATCCAATCAAAGTAGATAATCGTATCCGAGCGCGTAGTAAATTGACGGGAGTAACACCGATTCGTCGAGGATTAGAGTTAACCAAAGAGATCTTTATTGAAATTGAAGGGGTTCGTCGACCTGGTTGTGTGACTGAGTCTGTTGTTCGGCTCTACTTTTAA